One window from the genome of Aneurinibacillus sp. REN35 encodes:
- a CDS encoding amino acid ABC transporter ATP-binding protein, with product MKAMKTKAAEPIIKIENLHKSFGELEVLKGIDVTIFKGEVVSLIGSSGSGKSTLLRCLNRLEANTAGRIVIDNIVLDESIKNISQIRREVGMVFQQFNLFPHMTVLENVIEAPIRVLKLKKAEAEKEGLVLLEKVGLLDKKNVYPKKLSGGQQQRVAIARALAMKPKIMLFDEPTSALDPELVGEVLSVMKQLATEGMTMVVVTHEMSFAREVADRVIYMHNGMIEEQGDPKVILTNPKSERLKGFLRLVK from the coding sequence ATGAAAGCCATGAAAACAAAGGCAGCAGAACCGATAATAAAGATTGAAAATTTGCACAAGAGCTTTGGTGAACTAGAGGTACTCAAAGGAATTGATGTGACGATTTTCAAAGGAGAGGTTGTTTCCTTAATCGGATCTAGTGGGTCAGGAAAAAGCACACTCCTTCGATGCCTCAACCGCTTAGAAGCAAATACTGCCGGTCGGATTGTTATTGATAATATCGTACTCGATGAATCAATAAAGAATATTAGCCAGATTCGTCGAGAGGTAGGAATGGTCTTCCAACAGTTTAACCTTTTTCCCCATATGACCGTGCTTGAGAATGTAATTGAAGCTCCCATTCGTGTTCTGAAATTGAAAAAAGCAGAGGCAGAAAAAGAAGGACTGGTTCTTCTTGAGAAAGTCGGATTGTTGGATAAGAAAAATGTGTACCCTAAAAAACTTTCTGGAGGACAGCAGCAGCGAGTGGCGATTGCAAGAGCACTAGCGATGAAGCCAAAAATTATGCTGTTTGATGAGCCGACGTCCGCGCTAGATCCTGAATTAGTCGGAGAGGTTCTCAGCGTAATGAAACAGCTGGCAACTGAAGGAATGACGATGGTTGTGGTGACACATGAGATGTCCTTTGCTCGTGAGGTAGCGGATCGGGTGATTTATATGCATAACGGAATGATTGAGGAGCAGGGAGATCCCAAAGTTATCCTTACGAATCCAAAAAGTGAGAGATTAAAAGGATTCTTGCGGCTCGTTAAATAA
- a CDS encoding aldehyde dehydrogenase family protein — MGEATTAKNYINGTWKDAGSTGTLQSMNPATGEVIGTCVMSGEQDVAEAVQGAKEAYAVWRRVPAPERADYLWKVADILQERKNELATMMTLEMGKVYAESLGEVEAVIASCKYMAGEGRRMFGETIPTSSPERMAMTVREPLGVVACITPWNFPVALAAYKIFAALVSGNTIVWKPASNVSLSAKLFTEVFASANLPAGVLNVVFGSGSTVGHVLVQHQDVKVIAFTGSTEVGMKLAESGSRSLKRISLELGGKNAVIVLADADLSAAAVGIVKAAFTTTGQRCTAASRVIVEESVRAELEKRIVALTEQLRIGNGLEEGIDIGPLANAAQMNTVKEYVEIAKEEGGHILTGGYALQTEEHRKGFYYAPTVITNVRQEHRIAREEIFGPVLAIISAQNFDEAVAFNNDTEYGLSSAIYTSSLHYANRAARELESGLVYINNGTSNAETGMAFGGMKLSGNGHREVSYHAFDVMTEWKTVYTNY, encoded by the coding sequence ATGGGAGAAGCGACAACGGCAAAAAATTATATTAATGGAACGTGGAAGGATGCAGGAAGTACCGGTACATTACAAAGCATGAATCCGGCTACAGGTGAAGTGATAGGGACATGTGTAATGTCTGGCGAACAGGATGTTGCTGAGGCGGTGCAAGGTGCTAAAGAGGCATATGCCGTATGGAGAAGAGTACCTGCTCCTGAGCGCGCCGATTACTTATGGAAGGTAGCGGATATTTTACAGGAGAGAAAAAATGAATTGGCCACCATGATGACATTAGAAATGGGCAAGGTGTATGCGGAATCACTGGGTGAAGTGGAAGCTGTGATTGCTTCTTGTAAATACATGGCGGGGGAAGGCAGAAGAATGTTTGGGGAAACAATCCCCACATCCTCCCCTGAACGAATGGCCATGACGGTTCGCGAACCGCTAGGGGTTGTCGCTTGCATTACACCATGGAATTTTCCTGTTGCGTTGGCAGCGTATAAAATTTTTGCCGCGCTTGTTTCCGGGAATACCATTGTGTGGAAACCGGCATCAAACGTATCTCTTTCCGCTAAGCTTTTTACGGAAGTGTTTGCTTCTGCCAATCTGCCTGCAGGTGTATTGAATGTAGTGTTTGGCTCAGGTAGTACGGTGGGTCATGTGCTTGTCCAGCATCAGGATGTGAAAGTCATCGCGTTTACCGGGTCAACGGAAGTTGGAATGAAGCTAGCCGAAAGTGGGAGTCGTTCACTTAAGAGAATATCTCTTGAACTTGGTGGGAAGAATGCGGTGATTGTGCTGGCAGATGCTGATCTTTCGGCAGCGGCAGTCGGCATTGTAAAAGCAGCATTTACCACGACAGGACAGCGCTGTACGGCAGCCAGTCGTGTCATTGTAGAGGAATCCGTTCGAGCGGAATTAGAGAAGCGGATTGTGGCGCTCACCGAACAACTACGTATTGGAAATGGCTTAGAAGAAGGGATAGATATCGGTCCGCTGGCCAATGCCGCGCAAATGAACACGGTTAAAGAATATGTAGAGATTGCAAAGGAAGAAGGAGGCCATATTTTAACCGGGGGGTATGCACTCCAAACGGAAGAGCATCGTAAGGGATTCTATTACGCGCCGACGGTCATTACGAATGTGCGGCAGGAGCATCGTATTGCAAGAGAAGAAATTTTCGGACCTGTACTTGCGATTATTTCAGCGCAAAACTTTGATGAAGCCGTAGCGTTTAATAATGACACCGAATATGGACTCTCAAGCGCGATATACACAAGCAGCCTCCATTATGCGAATCGGGCTGCGCGCGAGCTGGAATCCGGACTTGTTTATATTAACAACGGCACCTCCAATGCTGAAACAGGCATGGCATTTGGTGGAATGAAGTTATCTGGAAATGGGCATCGAGAGGTTTCCTATCATGCTTTTGATGTGATGACAGAATGGAAAACAGTCTATACCAATTATTAA
- a CDS encoding NAD(P)/FAD-dependent oxidoreductase, whose product MDEVMDRLTLLSLDVEKIKGETADKIEQVYDALYHYVFSQLSSSSIRPNSRKIIVVGGGIIGVMAAFYLHQKGYQVTVLEKNSFGGAASGRNGGGILALGRELEEIPFVKVSMDLWEQLSDYGIDSHFIRPGHAMVAMNHAEAEKLGKAQVLYRRAGLDTTFLETDQVKKMLPDICPENKGALYSPIDAQSYPFLAIANLMKWLRFRGVTFYSQCEVKGFSVVQDRITSVSTNQGELAADTFLLCTGPWTQCTGRLLNLDLPIIPRRSQIMVTEILESRRMDPFVSGNGLYSRQTHAGNVLYGGGGPWEITGFDVTNSMEAMRLLSTRFVELFPAYRNRQLIRAFAGTVEITPDHFPIFGPVPAYHNLYVSGGFNGHGYGMSAVMGNLLAAMVYSDDHDLELPYSIKEIIHHFSPSRFSSPGEAEKGGEVNLYG is encoded by the coding sequence ATGGATGAAGTGATGGATCGATTGACATTACTAAGCCTGGATGTCGAAAAAATAAAAGGAGAGACCGCTGACAAAATCGAGCAGGTATACGATGCCCTCTATCATTATGTTTTTTCCCAGTTATCTTCTTCAAGCATACGTCCTAACTCTAGAAAGATCATCGTTGTAGGTGGCGGGATCATCGGCGTGATGGCGGCTTTTTATTTACACCAAAAGGGATATCAGGTGACCGTACTCGAAAAGAACTCATTTGGTGGAGCTGCTTCAGGCAGAAATGGTGGAGGAATTCTTGCGCTTGGGCGTGAGTTGGAGGAAATTCCTTTTGTTAAGGTATCCATGGATTTGTGGGAGCAGTTATCAGACTACGGAATTGATAGTCATTTCATTCGCCCGGGTCATGCGATGGTAGCGATGAATCATGCTGAGGCGGAGAAGTTGGGGAAAGCACAGGTATTATATCGACGAGCGGGTCTGGATACGACATTTTTAGAGACGGATCAAGTAAAAAAAATGCTGCCTGATATTTGTCCTGAGAATAAAGGGGCGTTGTATAGTCCCATTGATGCGCAAAGCTATCCCTTTCTGGCAATCGCAAACCTTATGAAATGGTTACGCTTTCGAGGTGTTACATTTTACAGTCAGTGTGAGGTAAAAGGCTTCTCTGTCGTACAGGATCGAATTACATCGGTCTCTACCAATCAGGGGGAGCTTGCGGCAGACACGTTTCTTCTATGTACAGGGCCTTGGACACAGTGTACCGGAAGACTTCTGAATCTTGACCTACCTATCATTCCTCGTCGTTCACAGATTATGGTGACCGAAATTCTAGAAAGCAGGCGTATGGATCCGTTTGTTTCCGGAAATGGCCTTTATAGTAGGCAGACGCATGCGGGGAATGTGCTATACGGTGGCGGAGGTCCTTGGGAGATAACAGGGTTTGATGTGACCAATTCAATGGAAGCGATGCGTCTTTTATCCACACGCTTTGTTGAATTGTTTCCCGCATACCGTAACAGGCAATTGATTCGAGCGTTTGCAGGAACGGTAGAGATTACTCCGGATCATTTTCCGATTTTCGGGCCTGTTCCTGCGTATCATAATCTTTATGTTTCAGGTGGCTTCAATGGGCATGGGTACGGAATGTCAGCGGTTATGGGGAATTTACTTGCCGCTATGGTTTATTCTGATGACCATGATCTGGAGCTCCCTTATAGCATTAAAGAGATCATCCACCATTTTTCACCTTCTCGCTTTTCATCTCCTGGTGAAGCCGAGAAGGGAGGCGAGGTGAATCTTTATGGATAA
- a CDS encoding (2Fe-2S)-binding protein, which produces MDKATYYICRCEEVDYNEIKAAMKQGARTSQEIKMKTRAGMGACQGRICRSLLEKVTGEEREGICEQMSRLTVHHPVRPIHIAQLTERGGS; this is translated from the coding sequence ATGGATAAAGCAACTTATTATATATGTCGATGTGAAGAAGTAGATTATAACGAAATTAAAGCGGCTATGAAACAGGGAGCGCGTACTTCGCAGGAAATCAAAATGAAAACACGTGCAGGAATGGGAGCGTGTCAGGGGCGAATTTGCCGGAGCCTGTTGGAAAAGGTGACAGGAGAAGAGCGGGAAGGAATATGTGAACAGATGAGCAGGTTGACTGTCCATCATCCGGTTCGTCCTATTCATATTGCTCAGCTAACGGAGCGTGGTGGATCATGA
- a CDS encoding (2Fe-2S)-binding protein gives MRIIHHPIFAPCEAQEVSFTFAGKEYKALEGESIAAALLANGVRSLRYAEKTGEPRGLYCGIGHCYECRVYVRGVGSVRACVTLVQQGMNIHP, from the coding sequence ATGAGAATTATTCATCATCCGATTTTTGCACCATGTGAAGCACAAGAAGTATCATTTACTTTTGCCGGAAAAGAATACAAAGCGCTGGAGGGAGAAAGTATTGCAGCAGCACTGCTTGCTAACGGTGTCCGTTCCCTTCGATATGCTGAGAAAACTGGAGAGCCGAGAGGATTGTATTGTGGAATTGGACATTGCTATGAATGTCGTGTTTATGTTCGGGGAGTTGGTAGCGTCCGCGCCTGCGTTACACTTGTTCAACAAGGGATGAATATACATCCGTAA
- a CDS encoding NAD(P)/FAD-dependent oxidoreductase: MDVDVVVIGGGPAGLTAAKEIAERGGSVAVLDENSQWGGKLLGQLHEDPAEGHWWRGKEIAEKLVKEAVSAGVELIPETVVWGLEQGWTVHIAHALNRSNSVGCIRAKAVLLATGAVEKPLPFSGWTLPGVMTIGAAQVLTNVYRVRPGKKVLVAGIDVLSLTIARSLTLAGVEVVGIVLPQQSEWNEEKGLPKEVLKQLKTMTHLAPNRWLRMGGAVLNSDVGVELAARFYPKSGMKVWGIPIQLKKVLVAVHGKEQVTGAEVSAIDADGRIIHGTSTVLPVDAVCLSGGLTPLAELAAAVGCRFARLNGLNGAVPLHGPTMETTVSNLFVAGNITGIEGAKIAMVQGEAAGKSMCQRLGIGNVTDQDIQAAVNKVKQVRDTMDIQFHPHIKAARARLDELWEKERKEKILDPSISLYA, translated from the coding sequence GTGGATGTAGATGTGGTCGTAATTGGAGGCGGTCCAGCAGGTCTTACAGCAGCCAAAGAAATTGCCGAACGAGGCGGTTCGGTTGCAGTCTTGGATGAAAATAGTCAATGGGGCGGCAAGCTGCTTGGTCAACTGCATGAAGATCCTGCCGAAGGACATTGGTGGAGGGGCAAGGAGATTGCGGAAAAGCTGGTGAAGGAAGCCGTGTCGGCTGGGGTAGAGCTCATTCCAGAAACTGTTGTATGGGGATTGGAGCAAGGCTGGACTGTTCATATAGCTCATGCATTAAATCGTTCCAATTCTGTCGGGTGCATACGTGCAAAAGCTGTGCTGCTTGCAACCGGGGCTGTAGAAAAACCCCTTCCTTTTTCAGGTTGGACCTTACCTGGCGTAATGACTATTGGAGCGGCACAGGTGCTCACCAATGTATACAGAGTAAGGCCGGGGAAGAAAGTGCTGGTTGCCGGGATCGATGTATTATCGCTCACCATTGCAAGGTCATTGACGTTAGCCGGCGTTGAAGTGGTTGGCATTGTTCTTCCGCAGCAGAGCGAATGGAATGAAGAAAAGGGCCTGCCTAAAGAGGTGTTAAAACAGCTAAAAACAATGACGCATCTTGCACCCAATCGGTGGCTTCGAATGGGGGGAGCCGTCTTAAACAGCGATGTCGGAGTAGAGCTTGCGGCTCGTTTTTATCCGAAAAGCGGGATGAAAGTATGGGGCATCCCTATTCAATTAAAAAAGGTGCTTGTCGCTGTCCATGGAAAAGAGCAGGTGACAGGAGCGGAGGTTTCTGCTATTGATGCTGATGGCCGGATCATTCATGGAACAAGTACTGTGCTGCCGGTAGATGCTGTATGTTTGTCCGGCGGTTTAACGCCGCTGGCTGAATTAGCAGCAGCCGTTGGATGCAGATTTGCCCGGCTTAACGGATTAAACGGAGCTGTTCCTTTGCACGGCCCTACGATGGAAACGACGGTATCGAATTTATTTGTTGCAGGGAATATTACCGGAATTGAAGGTGCAAAGATCGCTATGGTGCAAGGAGAGGCGGCAGGCAAAAGCATGTGCCAACGACTTGGTATCGGAAATGTGACGGATCAGGACATACAGGCTGCCGTCAACAAAGTGAAACAGGTTCGAGATACAATGGATATTCAATTTCATCCGCATATTAAAGCAGCGCGAGCGCGTCTAGATGAACTATGGGAGAAAGAACGAAAGGAGAAAATTCTCGATCCATCGATTTCATTATATGCGTAG
- a CDS encoding M81 family metallopeptidase, which translates to MNKKRVGIAFFYHESHTFSSVKTDIQSFRDEGYYKGGEIIAAYKGTKTEVGGFIHVLEEEGATIVPLVCAAAIPSGIVTDAACREVQNEIIEHIQKAGRLDGLLLALHGAMVAEEMSDPEGELLVRIRQVFGDELPIATTLDMHANVSHRLVAQTPLHFGFKTYPHVDMYEQGCRAAAALLQQLEGNHRCSASFIKLPMMPPSINMRTEEGPMHELIESGKRWEREEGIVSVNVFGGFPYADIEEVGASIIVVATHKEKGDMAAASLAKQFWGERHRFLVDLPGVEEAVSTALAMKEEKPVVLADISDNPLSGGSGDTTSLLREMLQQNVKDALFGMLYDPISLAICMKAGEGKEVSLLLGGKCTPEFGGPIPVTAEIIRLTDGRFTNKGPMNTGMLIDMKGAAHLRVHGLDILLTGRALSANDPEMFRHIGIEPTEKKILGLKVKNHFRAAFDPLVSHIIYVDAPGIASNQLKNFTYHRIPRPIWPLDDMESYEPNSGRDMIDRSSFL; encoded by the coding sequence ATGAATAAAAAACGTGTTGGTATCGCTTTTTTTTATCATGAATCACATACCTTTAGCTCGGTGAAGACAGATATTCAATCCTTTCGTGACGAGGGATACTACAAGGGCGGCGAAATCATTGCAGCATATAAAGGAACAAAAACAGAAGTTGGTGGCTTCATCCATGTATTGGAGGAGGAAGGAGCGACCATTGTGCCGCTTGTTTGTGCAGCAGCGATTCCTTCAGGCATAGTGACGGATGCTGCCTGTAGAGAGGTTCAAAATGAAATCATAGAACACATTCAAAAAGCCGGCAGGCTAGATGGATTACTGCTGGCTCTTCACGGTGCCATGGTTGCGGAAGAAATGTCAGATCCGGAAGGAGAGCTATTGGTTCGCATACGGCAAGTTTTTGGAGATGAACTGCCAATTGCGACCACGCTTGATATGCACGCAAATGTAAGTCATCGGCTGGTGGCGCAAACGCCTTTACATTTTGGTTTTAAAACGTATCCCCATGTAGATATGTACGAACAGGGCTGTCGAGCTGCCGCTGCTTTATTGCAGCAACTGGAGGGAAATCATCGCTGCTCGGCCTCCTTTATCAAATTGCCGATGATGCCTCCGAGTATTAATATGCGGACAGAAGAAGGCCCGATGCATGAATTGATAGAAAGCGGGAAGCGCTGGGAGCGTGAAGAAGGGATTGTTAGTGTTAATGTGTTCGGGGGGTTTCCTTACGCTGATATTGAAGAGGTGGGTGCAAGCATTATTGTGGTTGCCACACATAAAGAAAAAGGTGACATGGCTGCTGCATCTCTAGCGAAGCAGTTCTGGGGAGAGCGGCATCGCTTTCTCGTCGATTTACCTGGGGTAGAAGAAGCGGTGTCAACAGCCCTTGCAATGAAAGAAGAGAAGCCGGTCGTGCTAGCCGATATTTCAGATAATCCGTTAAGCGGGGGAAGTGGAGATACAACTTCACTTTTACGTGAAATGCTGCAGCAAAACGTAAAGGACGCTCTGTTTGGCATGCTATATGATCCGATATCTCTTGCTATCTGTATGAAGGCAGGTGAAGGAAAGGAAGTTTCGCTGCTTCTAGGCGGTAAGTGTACACCCGAATTTGGAGGACCGATTCCGGTAACGGCAGAGATTATTCGGCTTACCGACGGAAGATTTACAAATAAAGGTCCCATGAACACTGGCATGCTTATCGATATGAAGGGGGCGGCACATCTTCGTGTGCATGGACTTGATATTCTGCTAACGGGTAGAGCACTCTCCGCGAATGACCCGGAGATGTTCCGCCATATTGGCATCGAGCCTACCGAGAAAAAAATTTTGGGTTTAAAAGTGAAAAATCATTTTCGAGCAGCATTTGATCCGCTTGTTAGCCACATTATTTATGTAGATGCGCCGGGAATTGCTTCTAATCAATTAAAGAACTTCACGTATCATCGTATTCCACGCCCCATTTGGCCTCTTGATGATATGGAGAGCTATGAACCGAATAGTGGGAGGGATATGATTGATCGATCATCTTTCCTTTGA
- a CDS encoding GNAT family N-acetyltransferase: MIDHLSFEVPEFLTPEQLRILCELEKNAFPVKGAVDEQSLVPLARHGRIALLCEKGDKYPVAVCEMLRDYKEPDMVYIFGYYVRPDKQGKGYGKIFFDYLFDMMRKDGFEKTSLTVDPDNTAAVKLYEKLGYKIIETRKSEYGEGSDRYYMVKYLGV, from the coding sequence TTGATCGATCATCTTTCCTTTGAAGTTCCCGAGTTTTTAACACCGGAACAATTACGTATCTTGTGTGAACTTGAGAAGAACGCCTTTCCCGTCAAGGGAGCTGTTGATGAGCAATCACTGGTTCCGCTTGCAAGACACGGACGGATTGCACTGCTTTGTGAAAAGGGAGATAAATACCCGGTGGCTGTATGTGAAATGTTGAGGGACTATAAAGAACCAGACATGGTATATATCTTTGGATATTATGTACGGCCGGATAAGCAGGGAAAGGGATACGGAAAAATATTTTTTGATTATTTATTTGACATGATGCGTAAAGACGGGTTTGAAAAAACGAGTCTGACAGTGGACCCTGACAATACAGCCGCTGTAAAATTGTATGAAAAATTAGGTTATAAGATTATAGAAACTAGAAAATCAGAGTATGGAGAAGGGTCCGATCGATATTATATGGTGAAGTACTTAGGGGTCTGA
- the nosZ gene encoding Sec-dependent nitrous-oxide reductase, whose amino-acid sequence MGKVVPAISGIVAGFLAATVFFADFTTQGTSTSAKPANGKSDAEKVYVPFGQQDEYYMFASGGHSGQLFVYGVPSMRRIRTVPVFSPDSATGYGFDKETKAMLGGFRWGDFHHPAFSEKDGEYDGKYMFATDVANNRVAVMDLKTFAVKDILKVPNTVGPHCAAFVTQNSEYLFLPTRFSAPIGQQYASLDDYKAKYNGFMSAVTMNEKTKKMEVAWQVKLPPWSYDLSDAGKKTSGDWAVVTTYNTEEATTNLEINASQKDRDYILLFNWRELEKMVKEGKADTVNGVKIIDPLKVKSGLYLVPVAKSPHGVDVTPDGKRFIASGKLAPAMTVFSFEKAFEAIKNNKVTEKVKGIPVLDYNSVMEREVNPENAFGPLHTQFDDKGMAYTTMFISSEIVKWNPNTGETVDRVPVQYSPGHAVSAEGDSVSPDGRYIIALNKLAKDTYLSVGPSHPESMQLIDLAGDKMKVIQSAPVDPEPHYAQMIKADKIKTIEVYPKDETNPDAVYQQKNARIERKGNEVHVYGIAMRSKFIFDDKAKRKDTIEVNEGDKVVIHLTNVNFDEDITHGFGINGYDEDIEVQPGETKTLEFVANKAGTFPLYCTNFCSALHQEMNGYLLVKPK is encoded by the coding sequence ATGGGAAAAGTGGTGCCTGCAATATCTGGTATCGTAGCCGGTTTTTTAGCGGCCACCGTATTTTTTGCTGATTTTACTACACAGGGAACCAGCACGTCAGCCAAGCCGGCGAACGGAAAAAGCGATGCTGAGAAAGTATACGTTCCGTTTGGACAGCAGGATGAGTATTACATGTTTGCATCAGGAGGCCATTCCGGACAGCTCTTCGTCTACGGCGTTCCATCCATGCGAAGAATTCGCACCGTGCCGGTCTTTTCTCCGGATTCAGCGACTGGATACGGATTTGATAAAGAAACGAAAGCAATGCTGGGCGGATTCCGTTGGGGCGATTTTCACCATCCAGCCTTCTCAGAAAAAGATGGGGAATATGACGGAAAGTATATGTTTGCCACTGACGTAGCCAACAACCGTGTTGCTGTGATGGATTTAAAGACGTTCGCTGTAAAAGACATTTTGAAAGTACCGAATACGGTTGGTCCGCACTGCGCAGCTTTTGTAACGCAGAATTCAGAATATCTCTTCCTGCCAACCCGTTTTTCAGCACCTATCGGACAGCAGTATGCGTCGCTTGATGATTATAAAGCAAAATACAACGGCTTTATGTCCGCGGTTACGATGAACGAGAAAACAAAAAAAATGGAGGTAGCATGGCAGGTGAAGCTTCCGCCATGGTCGTACGATCTATCGGATGCAGGCAAGAAAACGTCCGGAGATTGGGCGGTTGTGACGACGTACAATACGGAAGAAGCTACCACCAATCTGGAGATCAACGCTTCTCAAAAAGACCGGGATTACATATTGCTCTTCAACTGGAGAGAGCTTGAGAAGATGGTGAAGGAAGGCAAGGCGGATACCGTCAACGGTGTGAAAATCATTGACCCGCTAAAAGTAAAAAGCGGTCTCTATCTGGTACCGGTGGCCAAATCTCCGCATGGTGTCGATGTAACCCCGGATGGCAAGCGCTTTATCGCTTCCGGTAAGCTTGCGCCGGCCATGACGGTCTTCTCCTTTGAAAAAGCTTTTGAAGCGATTAAGAATAATAAAGTCACAGAAAAGGTAAAAGGGATCCCCGTGCTCGACTACAATTCCGTGATGGAACGTGAAGTGAATCCGGAAAATGCGTTCGGGCCGCTCCATACACAGTTTGATGATAAGGGCATGGCCTATACAACCATGTTTATCTCGTCTGAGATCGTAAAATGGAATCCGAACACCGGGGAAACAGTGGATCGTGTTCCGGTACAGTATTCGCCGGGCCACGCGGTTTCCGCTGAAGGAGATAGTGTAAGTCCGGATGGCCGCTATATTATCGCGCTCAACAAGTTAGCCAAGGACACCTACTTATCGGTAGGGCCTTCCCATCCGGAGTCCATGCAGCTGATTGACCTGGCCGGTGATAAGATGAAAGTCATTCAGTCCGCTCCGGTGGACCCGGAACCGCATTATGCGCAGATGATCAAGGCCGATAAGATTAAAACAATTGAAGTATACCCGAAGGATGAGACCAATCCTGATGCAGTATACCAGCAGAAGAATGCGCGTATTGAACGTAAAGGAAACGAAGTTCATGTCTATGGCATTGCGATGCGCTCGAAATTTATCTTTGACGATAAAGCGAAGCGCAAGGACACCATTGAAGTAAACGAAGGCGATAAAGTTGTCATTCATCTTACGAATGTGAACTTTGATGAGGACATCACCCATGGTTTTGGTATCAACGGCTATGACGAGGATATTGAGGTGCAGCCGGGCGAGACAAAAACATTGGAGTTTGTCGCCAATAAGGCAGGGACCTTCCCGCTCTACTGCACGAACTTCTGCTCCGCTCTTCACCAGGAGATGAACGGATACTTATTAGTCAAACCGAAATAA
- the nosD gene encoding nitrous oxide reductase family maturation protein NosD — MNTYVQKVIDRIGHLFGSGGCSAGASVSLADSSVQSLIDHTPANGVLLLKSQMYEGDIVIEKPITIKGVQGTVIRGSGTGNVITVKAPHVRIENLKIEHGSLSMNSQEEYAGVKVVASYAVLKNLQIADCYHGVYLKNTHHSEVHHVKITGRGRNIVASQGNGIQLIHAAHTRLVGNVIEKVRDGIAFDYSDHNQAEQNQISETRYGLHYMYSNDNTFVDNRFSNNNGGAAIMVSKRLYLRNNDFSFHDGSQAFGILLKSAEEVSITNNCFYQNLRGIYIDDSVGNEIADNQFLYNRVGVELWSSATHQVFTQNRFFKNTVPVMTVGGSVTNQWSKNGKGNDWGGEFPLLDANQDGIGDHPIQYTSALYKLIQENELTYLFLHSPAISIYEKMNQLLHQQSLMFEDEHPLVHAEKRLPLSMIGLALSIVFIGYVWMRRGRKV; from the coding sequence ATGAACACATATGTCCAGAAGGTTATCGACCGTATCGGGCATCTGTTTGGCAGTGGCGGCTGCTCTGCAGGCGCTTCGGTTTCCCTTGCAGATAGTTCCGTCCAATCCTTGATTGACCACACACCTGCCAACGGTGTGCTGCTTTTGAAAAGCCAAATGTATGAAGGAGATATCGTCATTGAGAAGCCCATCACGATTAAAGGAGTCCAGGGTACGGTCATTCGAGGATCAGGCACCGGGAATGTCATTACGGTAAAGGCACCCCATGTTCGCATAGAAAATCTGAAGATTGAGCACGGCAGTCTCAGCATGAATTCGCAGGAAGAATACGCCGGGGTAAAGGTTGTGGCTAGTTACGCAGTATTGAAGAATCTGCAGATTGCTGATTGTTACCACGGTGTGTATTTAAAAAACACGCACCACAGCGAGGTTCATCATGTGAAAATTACCGGCCGCGGCCGCAATATTGTAGCCAGTCAGGGAAACGGAATTCAGTTAATACATGCCGCTCATACACGGCTCGTTGGAAACGTAATTGAAAAGGTACGAGACGGGATTGCGTTTGATTACTCCGACCATAATCAGGCCGAACAAAATCAAATTAGCGAGACAAGATACGGTTTACACTACATGTATTCTAACGATAATACCTTCGTAGATAACCGCTTTTCAAACAACAATGGCGGGGCTGCCATCATGGTATCGAAGCGTCTGTATCTTAGAAACAATGATTTTTCTTTTCATGATGGCTCACAAGCTTTTGGCATTCTCCTGAAGTCGGCGGAGGAGGTCAGCATTACTAATAACTGCTTCTATCAAAATTTGCGGGGCATTTATATTGATGATTCTGTCGGAAATGAGATCGCTGACAATCAGTTCTTGTACAATCGGGTTGGCGTTGAACTGTGGTCAAGTGCAACGCACCAGGTATTTACGCAAAATCGCTTCTTTAAAAATACCGTTCCTGTCATGACGGTGGGCGGGAGCGTAACGAACCAATGGAGCAAAAATGGCAAAGGAAACGATTGGGGCGGAGAATTCCCGCTGCTGGATGCCAATCAGGACGGCATTGGAGACCATCCCATTCAGTATACATCGGCGCTGTATAAGCTTATCCAGGAAAATGAACTTACCTATTTGTTCCTGCACAGCCCGGCCATTTCCATCTACGAAAAAATGAACCAGCTTCTGCACCAGCAAAGCCTTATGTTTGAGGATGAGCATCCGCTGGTGCATGCGGAAAAGCGTCTGCCTCTCAGTATGATCGGGCTTGCGCTCAGCATAGTATTCATTGGATATGTATGGATGCGTAGGGGGCGAAAGGTATGA